In Bacteroidota bacterium, the following proteins share a genomic window:
- a CDS encoding LD-carboxypeptidase: MKPIKPAKLNRGDLIGLIAPASAPTSEDKIVRGGEYLERLGYRVKLGKNIRAVRGYLAGSDAQRASDINAMFADKQVKAIIAVRGGYGTPRLLPLIDYSLVKRNPKILVGYSDLTALQLALYKKTGLVSFSGPMAGVEMFKEIDPFTEEHFWQIITSAKATGAVRNPDSRPMKVIGKGTARGILLGGNLSLMASIAGTPYLPSFKNSILFFEEIGEESYRFDRMLNQLALAGILEAARGIVVGELTDIKPSDPSKPFLAADKIISDHFFSFSKPILTGLVYGHVARKLTMPIGIKASLDATQGSFKFLESAVKG; this comes from the coding sequence ATGAAGCCGATAAAACCTGCAAAGCTCAATCGCGGGGACCTCATCGGCCTTATCGCCCCCGCGAGCGCACCCACCTCGGAAGATAAAATCGTGAGGGGGGGAGAGTATCTCGAACGCCTTGGCTATCGGGTCAAGCTGGGAAAAAATATCCGCGCTGTGCGAGGATACCTTGCCGGCAGCGACGCCCAGCGGGCATCGGATATCAACGCCATGTTCGCCGATAAACAAGTGAAGGCCATCATCGCCGTGCGCGGGGGATACGGCACACCCCGGCTGCTCCCTCTGATCGATTATAGTCTCGTCAAAAGAAATCCGAAAATCCTTGTCGGCTACAGCGACCTTACCGCGTTGCAGCTTGCGTTGTATAAAAAAACCGGACTCGTTTCCTTTTCGGGACCGATGGCCGGCGTGGAGATGTTCAAGGAGATCGACCCGTTTACCGAAGAACATTTTTGGCAGATCATTACGTCGGCTAAGGCGACAGGCGCTGTGCGGAACCCGGATTCTCGTCCGATGAAAGTCATAGGAAAGGGGACGGCTCGTGGCATCCTGCTCGGCGGCAACCTCTCCCTCATGGCCTCGATAGCGGGGACGCCATATCTCCCTTCCTTTAAAAATTCGATCCTATTTTTTGAAGAGATCGGAGAGGAGTCGTACCGGTTTGACCGCATGCTCAACCAATTGGCGTTGGCCGGGATCCTTGAAGCAGCAAGAGGCATCGTCGTGGGAGAATTGACCGACATCAAACCATCCGATCCTTCAAAGCCGTTTCTCGCCGCCGATAAGATCATCTCTGACCATTTCTTCTCTTTTTCAAAGCCTATCCTCACTGGTCTGGTCTACGGGCATGTCGCTCGAAAATTAACGATGCCGATCGGAATCAAAGCGTCTCTCGACGCAACTCAAGGCTCCTTCAAATTTCTTGAGTCGGCTGTTAAAGGATAA
- a CDS encoding superoxide dismutase family protein: protein MNKLKLISAAGIVLALNLCSGAAVAQMNHTNMNDRTAMKAIAVINPTKGNKVSGIVRFQEVPAGVRVIADLTGLTPGKHGFHIHEYGDCSADDGTSAGGHFNPAKMPHGSPASVERHAGDLGNIEADTDGKAHLDYVDSKISFTGANSIIGRSVVVHEKEDDLKTQPTGAAGARVACGVIGLAK from the coding sequence ATGAATAAACTAAAATTGATCTCCGCCGCGGGAATCGTTCTAGCCCTGAACCTTTGTTCCGGCGCCGCCGTTGCACAGATGAACCATACGAACATGAACGACCGCACGGCAATGAAGGCAATAGCCGTTATTAATCCGACCAAGGGGAACAAGGTCTCGGGCATTGTCAGGTTCCAGGAAGTCCCCGCTGGCGTCCGCGTGATCGCCGATCTCACAGGATTGACCCCTGGAAAGCATGGTTTTCACATCCATGAGTACGGCGATTGCAGCGCGGATGACGGAACCTCCGCCGGCGGCCACTTTAACCCTGCAAAAATGCCGCACGGCTCCCCGGCAAGCGTGGAACGCCATGCCGGCGATCTCGGCAACATCGAGGCCGATACGGACGGAAAGGCCCACCTTGATTATGTTGACTCCAAGATATCATTCACCGGTGCGAATTCGATCATTGGCCGGAGCGTCGTCGTCCACGAAAAAGAAGATGACCTAAAGACGCAGCCGACCGGCGCTGCCGGTGCGCGCGTTGCATGCGGAGTGATTGGATTAGCAAAATAA
- a CDS encoding NAD(P)H-dependent oxidoreductase subunit E, whose amino-acid sequence MLTEENLKKVEEIRKRYPTSQAALLPILWIAQEQEGWISEEMMRFIGKLLNVPYGNVLGVVTFYSMYNSKKLGKYHIEVCTNVSCMLRGSDKVLDAINHRCGIKPGETSPDGKWTVSEVECMGACGGAPMLAIGEEYYENLTPEKTEQLLSSLK is encoded by the coding sequence ATGTTGACCGAAGAAAATCTGAAAAAAGTCGAAGAGATCCGAAAGCGATATCCGACATCTCAAGCGGCTCTCCTGCCGATCCTTTGGATCGCGCAGGAACAGGAAGGCTGGATCTCAGAAGAGATGATGCGCTTCATCGGCAAGCTCCTCAATGTTCCCTACGGGAATGTGCTCGGCGTCGTCACCTTTTACTCGATGTACAATTCTAAAAAGCTTGGCAAGTACCACATCGAGGTCTGCACAAACGTTTCGTGTATGCTTCGCGGGTCTGACAAGGTGCTGGACGCCATCAACCATCGATGCGGCATAAAACCAGGCGAAACCTCCCCGGACGGGAAGTGGACCGTAAGCGAGGTGGAATGCATGGGCGCCTGCGGCGGAGCACCGATGCTGGCGATCGGCGAGGAGTACTATGAGAACCTGACGCCGGAAAAAACAGAGCAGCTGCTTTCGTCGTTGAAGTGA
- the nuoF gene encoding NADH-quinone oxidoreductase subunit NuoF, which translates to MDRYILPDIPNYHTLEVYEAYGGYGALKKALGMKPEEVTDEVKKSSLRGRGGACFPTGLKWTFMPKQTSKPKYLCVNGDESEPGTFKDRQIFESNPHMLIEGTVIACYAMGITTAYIYIRGEYGKWVKMLQKALDAAYAKNYVGQNILASGFSTNIVLHKGAGAYICGEESALMNSLEGQRGYPRVKPPFPAQYGLWGCPTTINNVETISNVPLIINKGWEWYSKIGVPKHPGPILVGISGHVNKPGVYEVATGELLTDLIYRYAGGIPGDKKIKAVIPGGSSTMILRGESIEGVRMDADSLKAAGSSVGTAGMIVMDEDTDLIRVITRIAKFYYHESCGQCTPCREGTGWLWKILKRFETGGAQSGDIDLLMDIANNIEGNTICALGDAAAWPVQSMIRRFRDEFEKRVPKTAHTAVPVAS; encoded by the coding sequence ATGGACCGATATATCCTCCCCGACATTCCGAACTATCATACCCTTGAGGTGTACGAGGCGTACGGGGGCTACGGCGCTTTGAAAAAAGCGCTCGGGATGAAACCGGAAGAAGTCACCGACGAAGTTAAAAAATCAAGCTTGCGCGGCCGCGGAGGAGCATGTTTCCCCACCGGCTTGAAATGGACCTTCATGCCGAAGCAGACGTCCAAACCGAAATATTTGTGCGTCAACGGGGACGAGTCGGAGCCGGGAACATTTAAGGACCGGCAGATCTTCGAGTCCAATCCTCACATGCTGATCGAAGGAACGGTGATCGCATGCTACGCGATGGGAATCACGACGGCGTACATCTACATCCGGGGCGAATACGGCAAGTGGGTGAAGATGCTGCAGAAGGCGCTCGACGCCGCATATGCAAAGAACTACGTCGGCCAGAATATTCTCGCCTCCGGATTTTCCACAAACATCGTTCTGCACAAAGGGGCCGGGGCATATATTTGCGGAGAAGAATCTGCTCTGATGAACTCGCTGGAGGGACAGCGCGGCTATCCGCGCGTGAAACCCCCCTTCCCAGCGCAGTACGGCCTTTGGGGATGCCCCACAACCATCAATAATGTAGAGACCATTTCCAATGTTCCTCTTATTATCAACAAGGGATGGGAATGGTATTCAAAGATCGGTGTGCCGAAACATCCGGGACCGATCCTTGTCGGCATCAGCGGTCATGTGAACAAACCGGGCGTCTATGAAGTCGCGACGGGAGAATTGCTGACGGACCTTATTTACCGTTATGCCGGGGGAATTCCCGGAGACAAAAAGATCAAAGCGGTGATTCCCGGCGGCTCCTCGACGATGATCCTGCGCGGAGAATCGATCGAAGGGGTCCGTATGGATGCGGATTCGCTTAAGGCAGCCGGCTCGTCGGTCGGGACAGCAGGAATGATCGTGATGGACGAAGATACCGACCTGATTCGGGTGATCACCCGCATCGCTAAATTCTATTACCACGAGTCGTGCGGGCAGTGCACTCCGTGCCGCGAGGGAACCGGATGGCTCTGGAAAATTTTGAAGCGCTTCGAAACCGGCGGCGCTCAATCGGGCGATATCGATCTGCTGATGGACATCGCGAACAATATCGAAGGCAACACCATCTGCGCGCTCGGCGACGCGGCGGCATGGCCGGTGCAAAGCATGATCCGCCGTTTCCGCGATGAATTCGAAAAACGCGTCCCCAAGACAGCGCACACCGCCGTTCCTGTAGCTTCCTAA